A stretch of DNA from Saccharomycodes ludwigii strain NBRC 1722 chromosome I, whole genome shotgun sequence:
aaaataaaagaatatcCACgacaaaatataacaaaatcaaTACAATGAGTACCACTATCGATCAATCAACATTACCACCTGTTCCAAAGTGTAGTATGCTCTACGCAATTAAAGAAGCCTATTATGGATTTAGACCAAATTTACCAAAATTTACTGAAAAGGATTACCCCGATTTAAGTGATAAATTAGCTATTGTAACTGGTATGAATACAGGTATTGGTTATGAAGTGTGTAAACTTTTGCTTGCTAAGAATTGTACCGTTATTGGTGTTGTGAGAACTCAATCAAAAGGTGACTTGGCAGctgaaaatttaattaaagaaacGCAAGTATCTAAGGAAAAATTGCAAATTATTGCCGGTTGTGATTTTACTAAATTTGAAACTGTTAAGCAAACAGGTTTAAGTTTACAGAATAAGCTAGAGGGtaaaacaataaatctTATTATACATAACGCTGGATTAATGTCCTCTCGTAATGATTTGAGTAATGAGGACGGGATTGAAGCTATGTTTGCCACCAATGTTATGGGTCCTCAATTGTTACAACATTTTTTGGatcctctttttttgaaaaaggatTCTAgtttaaaaagaattgtTTGGGTTAGTTCTCTGGCTCATTTTGGTTCTCCCTCTAATTACGGGGTGAATTGGGATGATCCAACATATAAAGATGTTAGCAGTAGAGCACATTCCTCGGTTTTGTATGGTCAATCAAAAgctattaatatttatcaaGCTAAAATATGGGCAGATCTAAACCATGCAGACAAATATGGCATCATTTCTGCCTCTTGTTTCCCTGGTATTTTGAAAACTGATTTAACTAGAGACTATTCTTTTGTCATTAAGGGTATTGCTAACAGACTCTTTTGGGATTCTAAGTATGGTGCTTATTCTGAGTTATATGCTGCTTTGTCACCGGATCTATCCAAACAAGGCGAATACGTTGTACCTTTTGGAGAAGTACATGAACCAAGAGAAGATATTAAATTAGGGTTAAGCAATGGGGTTGGCTTAAAAATTTGGGAATATGTTGAAGaacaaattaaacaatatttttaacgtAGCTAGTTAGATGAGTATAAAgacatttttaaataatatatcttGAAGGTTTaactttatattattttatcttaattttttttctttaagtTTGACAATTTATGTTTTATAATGCTAATTCAGTTTCCGttattccaatttttttttttttttttttttttattttttatcatttttttttttttttttatttttccccTTCTTATTCACCTATTTTcgaaaataatactatatTAATgtcaatattataaaacaatGAACTggattaataataccaatcaCATTGTCAGGGActatatacatacatatacatatggCCACAAACATGATAGAGAGCAagttggaaaaaatattatcctATGTAGgggcttttttttcattggaAACATTGGATACAAGACTTACGTATTCTAAAAAAACCgatactaaaaaaatttctttacaaaacattaaaaaaacaaaaaaaacaaaaagcaGGTGGAACacttttgaatttaaaatatatggaTTTAGTTTTCTGCTTGTTGTTCCATTGTTGTTCAAAGCAGCAATTGATGCCACCAGTTCATCCAATCCAAACTATCCTAAATTTGAAGGATTACTAAGTGACGGTTGGATGTTTGGTCGCAAAGTTGATAATAGTGATAGCCAATACAGATTTTTCAgagataatttatttttgttattgggCTTGGCCATGGGCCATGTTTTGTTGAAAAGAGGGCTTtgctttttcttcaatttacaacaaaaaagggaaaaaattgatttgGTAATCGGTATACTATTTTCACTCTTACTTCATGGAGTTAACGTAATACGTGTTTTCGTTCACCTTttgatttcatttttaattaccAAAGTTACGACtagcaaaatattttttaacaatagTAAAGTCAAGGATATAGGCATTGCCATGACTTGGATTTATGGCATTGGttcattgtttttaaatgatagATTCAGAACTATTGAATTTTCTAAAGTGTTACCATGTCTATCCTTTTTAGACCATCAATATAAAGGATTAATACCACGCTGGGAtgtctttttcaattttaccTTACTAAGAATGATCAGCTTTAATATGGATTATATTGATAGAAGTTTTGAGAACAATAAGAATGTTGTAGTTAATGGAAACGATCAGcaaaaagaggaagaaattttattaaatgataTAGACAGAAACAATTACAAACACCCTCTCTCTGAATacaatttttccaattattTGGCATATGTTTTATATACACCTTTATATATTGCAGGTCCGATTGTAACTTTTAATGACTATCACTATCAATGCCACCATATTTTGCCAAgtgtaaataaaaaaagaataacaTTATATGCACTAAGATTTGCCTTTTGTGTATTGACTATGGAATTTTTATTGCATTTTGTTTATGTAGTTGCCGCTTCCAAGACACATGCCTGGGATAACGACACACCATTCCAGCTAGCAATGGTTGgtcttttcaatttaaacTTGATCTggttaaaattattaattccaTGGAGATTGTTTAGATTGTGGGCCTTGTTAGATGGCATCGATCCGCCAGAAAACATGATTAGATGTAtggataataattttagtGCATTGCAGTTTTGGAGGGCTTGGCATAGGAGTTACAATAAATGGGTTATTAAATACATTTATATTCCTTTGGGTGGATCATCTAATAGAATTTTATCTACCTTGGCtgtcttttcttttgtgGCCATTTGGCATGACATTCAGCTGAAATTATTACTGTGGGGATGGTTggttgtgttttttttattaccgGAGATTTTTGTTACAAAACTTTTCAAACCATATAGAGAAAAACCGTGGTACAGAATAGTTTGTGGAGTCGGTGCTGTTTTAAATATCtggatgatgatgattgCCAATTTATTTGGGTTTTGCTTGGGTCAAGATGGAACCAAACAGTttttatatgatttattatttacataTGATGGTATTAGGTTTACCTTTCTAGCAAATTTGGGTTTGTTTATTGCTGTTCAAGTTATGTTTGAGTTAAGGGaacaggaaaaaagaaatggtATATATGTAAAGTGCTAGATGtacataaatataatatttaaagcaaagcatgtatatatatatatatatatatatatatatatatagagaGAGAGATaatgtgtgtgtgtgtattAGAAAAATGGTAGACATTCAAGAACGTATACgttttttatattcagCCGGTGTTTCCATGTGCTTCAGAGACCATATTCCcctctttttcatttttgcaACATCTTCTTCATACCTATATTTTAGTTCTTGTCCATCAAACTCAGCACTTTGTGAACTACCCGCATAAACTGTACCTAAACCTAGTTCAATCATTTGTAAACTAATATCCCTATAACCAGAGAAAAGACCTGACCAGTATAAAACTTTAGCAACACACCTTCCATATTGGTCGATAGATAATGGCTTTATCCAAACGTCTTTACCAAGCAAAGTATGCTGCAACCATCTAAGGGCCTCTTCGCTAAACGGTTGGGCAGGATTTCCAAAATGTGATCTTTCCGGTGCATCTACACCGCAGAGCCTAACGGATATGGTTTCCAACCCCCTtctatttttgtatttaacCGGCAGTCTCATAAAATAATCCGAGGCAGTATCTTGATTTTTGAATAGAAACTTTTGCCAAAAGCTTTTACTgctatttttaacttttttggGTTTAAAAGGTTCTGATGATTCTTtaattgaaattaattCTGGAATTTCTCTAAACCAGCCCCAACCAGCCAACACACCGCCTGGAGtatgataaaaatggaaGTTATCCCCATCGCCAACACTTGTGACTTTCCcctttaaaaaatgttttttgaaaacatttttaGGTATATCTGAAGCAGTTCcatatcttttaaaatatctattAAAGATTGAAAGTGTACTCAATATTGAACCTGTTAGAATTAATGACCATACCAGCACCTTTGGTGTCGTTAATGTTGTGTTTCGATTATCAGACATTATCACTGCAACTATACTATTGTTCTTGATAAGATAATATGTAGAGTGGTTGTAATATTATCTAGATAAGTGGACTGAGACTTATCTGatcatttattaattttcttgtaattttGATCAAAACGTTTACaattgaatatattttagacattaaaaaagaaaaaaaaaaaaaggaaaatatgaaaaatgtaaaatgTAAACAAATgtcaaaaaatgaaaaaaaaaaaaaaaaaaaaaaaaaaaaaacgctATTTAAACACGAAAATTTAGTCatatttaagaaaaaacaaaaaagtacatattatctatttttaagaaagtttttttcctttaattgAAAAGTTAATTGAAGAGTCGTTTATCTCTTATGATTAAATCTCATTTAGCCAGGAAAAGTTGATCTATTAGAATATATGTTCAGTTTAACATTGAatacatattttataaCACATACAAGCAATCACTTTTCTGtgaaacaaaaacattGACATTACGTATTTTAATGACACCATGGTACAAAattctctctctctctctctctatatatatatattatttagatACACATTTACGGATAATTATTCATATCACATCAGAATTTTGATCAGCATCACTTATTTTGTTGTACAATTGACCTTTCTGATTATACTTTTGTTCATACAATTTTAGTTGCACAGAAGCTAACAAACAGGGAATCTGTGATTTTTCATTAAcccaataatttaataagtCATCCCAGCTGTTAATTGATTTACTTAAGCTTGACTTTAGAGTATTATTGACCAAATCCATAACCAAAGCCTTACTTGGTTCATAACatgaaattaatttaacCTTATTTCCTGCAATAAACTCTATTTTAAAACCCAATATGGTATTGACAGTATCTATAAACTCTAAAGACTTACTGTTAAACATTTGTTTCAATCGTAacatttgtttatttttttggaaggTTGTATTTTCCAATTGTTGTTTCTCAAACACAAGTCTTTCATAAACAGATCGAGGAATTTTCTCTGATATAGGAAGCTTGCCCAAtaattcttcattttcttgttttaatagagttaattctgtttttttgataaattggTTTTTACTTAATGGGTTATCACGTAATTGCAatattctaattttttgttcttttaaatttgataaCTTGGATAAATTATCCTTCAAGACCATATTTTCTGATTTCAATGTGGTGATTTCTCTTTCAAGTTCCAATTTTTCGAATTGAATCTTAGCAAATTTATCTTTGTCTTCTAACATGGTTTCAGGtgttaattttctttttttactacCAGCACTGCTCAACTCGtttaatttcttcaatTCGTTAGTCAAATTCTCTGTTTGAGTTTTATACTGATCTATCACAGAATTCCATTCATTGCTGTTGGAACTAGTGCTTTCCGACAATTTATTATCGCTATTAGAATTTAACATTTGTTCCAAATCttgaatttgtttttttaataaatcacaTTCTTCAAATGATAAAGATTTTTGTTGTTCTAGCtcattgtttaattttttcaaatttattacAGTCTGCTCATATTTCTCATTTATATCTAGTAGTTCTTTGTTTTGAATATCTAAATCATGAACTTTTGTCTCCAAATTATCgcattttaattttaaattcgTGTTTTCATTAATCAAAAGAGTTTTTTCCATCATTAAAGTCTTGGTGACGGTGGCAGTGCTTGCTGAATCTTTATCTAGGTTCAATAGTTgctcttttaatttaatattttccaattctaATGTTTCCAATTGTGGTTTCAAATCCTTATCAATTTTATCAAGCTTAGTTCGTAGATTGGAATTTTCGACATTTAAAAAGTCAATGTTTTCGTTCTTTTGCTTTAAATGTTTCAATTCTGTGGCTTGTTTCAAATTTGTACTTTCTAACTCTTGAATATAGGAGACATGATTCGTAATTTCCCTTCTTAATAGTGATATATCTTGCtcattataattttgaatatttgcAGCGGTATTgtctatatttttattcatttctAATTCCAAAATATGTGATTCTAATTCATTGATCTTATTaaggttttttttcagttctAAGGATTTAGTGTTTAGATCTTGCCCATATCTATTGTTTAGATCCTTTGAAGTATCTAGCTCTAGTTTcaaattattcaattgaCCATTTAGTTCCTGTTTACCAATATTTAGATCATGTATTTTCCCCTTCAATTGTAAAATTTCGCCTTTTAAATCATGCACATCTGAAGTCACGgttgtgtttttattttctaatgCTTGTTTTTCATCTGTTATCTTCTGTAAATTATTGCCCAAGTTTTCGTTTTCCTTTAACAAATTTGAACattcatttaaatatttatccaCTTCTTCCAACTTCtcgttatattttttagtcATATTTTCTAATTGTGTGGTTAAATAcaattctttaatttcacaatcatttttcaaagtaTTGTATGTATAATTTAAGCTCATTAGTTTTCTATGTAACTCATTCTTTTCCATAATAATGGTCGCTGTGCTATCATTACTactagttttattattaatagcaGTAGGCATGGTAGTAATATCGCTATgtttaagaaaaatatgttgATTATCATTTTCGCTGCCATTGTCGATATTTAAGGCTGGTTCTTCTAAAAATGGAGAGGAACcaccatcatcattattagaGTCGGTCATGTTTCTTGGTTAGTCTTTGACTTTTTTGGTCACTAATGTCAATTTTaatgaataataacaacaaacttttagataataatatgtttatatatatactatattttattttttttcttaccGAGTTGGCTGGAAATagaaaaaggtaaaaaaaaaaaaaaaaaaaaaaactgtactataactttttaaagttttttttataagaGTAGCGAAAAATACACGGAAGATTTGAAGTTCGgacttttaattttttttttttttttttaccccttcaaatttttttatcttttttttttttttaaataagcGGTTACCGTTTATCCTCCAAAGCTTTTAATTCttacaaatattaatacaaTACTATGTTGCtatctttataatttttatttctttgaCCTTTAATCCCttaacaaagaaaaagtttcGTTTTGAATGAAGCGTTATACAATAAACTAAGAAATGTCCAAGGTGCCAAGAAGTTTTAGATTGTTGGAAGAACTAGAAAAGGGAGAAAAGGGTCTGGGCCCAGAATCATGTAGTTACGGTTTAGCAGATGCAGAAGACATTACCATGACAAATTGGAATGGTACTATTTTAGGACCGCCACATAGTAATCACGAAAATAGGATCTACTTTCTGTCAATTAAATGTGGAGACAATTACCCAGATCAACCACCAGAAATCAAGTTTATATCCAAGATAAACTTGCCATGCGTGAATGCTGAGAACGGGCAAGTTAGTGCTAATGAATTTCacactttaaaaaattggaaaagatCTTATACTATGGAAACTTTGTTGTTGGATTTAAGAAAGGAAATGTCTACTGCagcaaacaaaaaattaccaCAGCCAGCAGAAGGATCCACATTTTGATAtctattattagaaaagaagtgtaaaatattggtagtcataaaaaaaaagatgttaTTGGTTATATTTTAGACTTAGTTAGTTTAATGTACGTTttcttttatctttttttattaatttatatatatatctgtGTGTATTTATGCACTGCTAAgagttttttctttcccctCTCTCAAAATTGccaatataaaaatagaaaaaaagaaaaaaagcggaccaatttttattgctattcaaagtcaaaaaaaaaaaaaaaaaaagaaaaaaaaaattacatttatatatataaatttttttaataatttgtcttttttcgattgtttttcattttcttttctcttctcttcttttcttttctttttttttcagggaagaggaagattaatataaacataactctttctttttctctttctatcttttcttttttcttttaaggaagaataaaaaaaaaaaattaaaaaaaaagtcataTAATTTCCAAGGCAGGTCCATCTTTGTTTCTAGAGCATGTCACTGCTAAGACCGCCAatgatattgtttttacGTAACACATCGTTTAACTTAACCAAAAAGAACTTACtattgcaaaaaaaaaactttttgaGTACCATTGTTAAAACAAAACCTGTTAGTGACCTACGTTCCAAAATATACGCAGATTATGTTTCGTCGCCCAAATCCAAGTTGCAATCATTGTTATGGCATGCGCCTGTTCAAAACATATTTATCATGAAAAAACCATGGACTATTAGAACTACCAAGGCAATGgccatttttatcaaacaCATACATGACACATATCCCTCAATTAATATAATAGTTACGCCTGACGTAATCGAAGAATTGACACCTATTTTATTGtcaaaaaatgatatagaAGGCATCAAAGTTGTCCCCTCTCGAACTAATGCCGTTAATGCTGATACACCATATGTTTTGTATACAGGGTCTACtgaagatattattaaaaagacTGACTTGTTAGTTACGTTAGGTGGAGATGGTACCATATTGAGGGCAGTTTCTATATTTAGCAATGATTATGTGCCACCTGTGTTAGCATTTTCATTAGGCACACTAGGATTTTTATTGCCCTTTCAATTTCAGGATTATGTTTCTGTGTTTGATAAAGTTATTCACAGTAGAAGTAAAGTTTTACATAGGAACAGATTAGAGTGTCATGTTCTAAGAAATGGTGTCAATATTacacaaaacaaaaacaaacagGTATCTCcctcaacaacaacaattccTATTACTACTACCGCTGCTACAaccaacagcaacaacaataacagtaGTAATAACGAAATGGTCCATGCTATGAATGATATTTTCTTACATAGAGGAGATTCGCCGCACTTAACCAATTTAGATATTTATATAGATGgtgattttttaacaagGACAACTGCTGACGGTGTGGTACTATCTACACCAACAGGGTCTACAGCATATTCGTTAAGTGCAGGTGGATCTATTGTATCGCCTTTAGTTCCATGTATCTTACTAACTCCTATTTGTCCTCGATCCTTATCATTTAGACCATTGATTTTAGCACATACTTCACATATTATGATTAAAATTGGTTCCAAAGCTTCGAGTGGAGGACCTTTAGATAATAAAGTTGTCAAGTTAAGCATTGACGGAATACCTCAACAGGATTTGCATATAGATGACGAAATACATATTATTAACGAAGTGGGGACTATATATGTTAATGGTTCCCATGTACCAACAAGAATAACTAAACCAGCCGTAATAACCAGTGGCACTAGCATATCTGGAGAAGGTGTCGTACGCGGGACCGCCAAAAATAGAGGCAAAATGTCGGGTATTTATTGTATAGCCAAGACAGAAAATGATTGGACTCATGGTATTAACGAACTATTAGGATTCAATTCTAGCTTCAGATTCACCAAGGAATCCTAAAAATCATAATGATATTCATTTAAGCCTTTCAATCGATACAGATATAGACAAAAAGGACAAGATTGAGTTTACCGTTAAGTTTTTGTaatctcctttttttttacaaaaaaaaataaataaacaaataaataaaaaaaaaaattaaaaaaatattcttttcttgtttcctttataataaaacaaagaaaaagaccaatattttaattaaaagaaatatatgcTTAATACTGTAATGTTCCATCGATCCTTGCAATTAACTACATACGAAGAGCACGAAGGCATCCTCTCTGCAATCATCTTATAAAATAAGATAATTAATGATAGTTCATTGCACCCAAGATCCATGGATAAATATGTTCTCCAACCCGAGCAAACACTACGACAAAGTCGCAAGGCAACACTAATAtcttaaaatataattgtCATGGGTctgttatttaaataacttAACCTGCAACTATGATGCTTTTGGCGTATTGCGAAAGGGTGGTGAAAATGCGTttgttacttttttttgtatttttttaataagaaaaattatttagtagaaaaaaaaatatataaatcttTTACAAGGAGAGATAGAGAGAGAGAgtgcatatatatatgataataataatttaaaattcaattgaaattgaaataaCATCAAAGCCATTTAAAAgtacttttttaatatacttttttaatatacttttttttttaatttttgcaattttacgcagaaaaaaaaaaaaaaaaagaaatgggaggtttttttttgctcttttaaatttagggctttttttatatacacACCCGTAACTTAGGCATTTTACTTgttttccttctttttgtttttgtttttgtttttgtttttgttaaaaaaaaaaaaaataaaataaaataactgCAAAACTTTTGATCACATAATGGCAGCAatgatggtaataatatatcaactcattcaagtttttttaatctatCAATTATTGGATCAAAACAAGTCTCTTTAACATCTGAAGCCCATAATGTATCCATATGCTCATAACCATCTATACTTATGAAATCAACCAAtgaattgttattttttagattttcCATGGTCCTATCCATATCTATTAAGATATCTGAAGTACCATAAACTAAAAACATTGGTAAATCCCTAATCGTTTGCACGGGAAATATACATCCCTTAGATATAGAATTAGTTTCTAATGGGTAATTACTATAGGCATATTCTCGTTCCTCATCTTTTGTAATAAATTCTGCTAACAAACTTGGATTTTCTTCAAACATCTGAaaccttttccttttgatAATTTGAAACCAATGAACCAAAGTTTTAACACTTGTTGGTGAAAACATGTGAGGATACCCTGCTTCTTTTTGGCGGATGGATATATTTCCATGCGTCCAATTAAATAGTAGTACTAGACATTTATCAACTACTCTCATAAAAGTTACCGGACTTAACATTTTCTGCCAAAACAAAACGCTAGGcattaatgattttttgCCGAAAAAAGTGtataacaaaatatgtGAGCAATGTATTACATAGTTTGCTATAGGatgatttaaatttttgggAATCATGGCTGGCGATAACCcaatgaaaattttgaattttttgcTTAAGTTAGGATTGATAGATAATGAGGCAAATCCTTGTGAAGCACCTTGGCTAAAGCcaatatatatgattttttcTTGGTAGGTT
This window harbors:
- the LCL3 gene encoding Lcl3p (similar to Saccharomyces cerevisiae YGL085W | LCL3 | Long Chronological Lifespan 3), with amino-acid sequence MSDNRNTTLTTPKVLVWSLILTGSILSTLSIFNRYFKRYGTASDIPKNVFKKHFLKGKVTSVGDGDNFHFYHTPGGVLAGWGWFREIPELISIKESSEPFKPKKVKNSSKSFWQKFLFKNQDTASDYFMRLPVKYKNRRGLETISVRLCGVDAPERSHFGNPAQPFSEEALRWLQHTLLGKDVWIKPLSIDQYGRCVAKVLYWSGLFSGYRDISLQMIELGLGTVYAGSSQSAEFDGQELKYRYEEDVAKMKKRGIWSLKHMETPAEYKKRIRS
- the MAD1 gene encoding coiled-coil domain-containing protein MAD1 (similar to Saccharomyces cerevisiae YGL086W | MAD1 | Mitotic Arrest-Deficient); the protein is MTDSNNDDGGSSPFLEEPALNIDNGSENDNQHIFLKHSDITTMPTAINNKTSSNDSTATIIMEKNELHRKLMSLNYTYNTLKNDCEIKELYLTTQLENMTKKYNEKLEEVDKYLNECSNLLKENENLGNNLQKITDEKQALENKNTTVTSDVHDLKGEILQLKGKIHDLNIGKQELNGQLNNLKLELDTSKDLNNRYGQDLNTKSLELKKNLNKINELESHILELEMNKNIDNTAANIQNYNEQDISLLRREITNHVSYIQELESTNLKQATELKHLKQKNENIDFLNVENSNLRTKLDKIDKDLKPQLETLELENIKLKEQLLNLDKDSASTATVTKTLMMEKTLLINENTNLKLKCDNLETKVHDLDIQNKELLDINEKYEQTVINLKKLNNELEQQKSLSFEECDLLKKQIQDLEQMLNSNSDNKLSESTSSNSNEWNSVIDQYKTQTENLTNELKKLNELSSAGSKKRKLTPETMLEDKDKFAKIQFEKLELEREITTLKSENMVLKDNLSKLSNLKEQKIRILQLRDNPLSKNQFIKKTELTLLKQENEELLGKLPISEKIPRSVYERLVFEKQQLENTTFQKNKQMLRLKQMFNSKSLEFIDTVNTILGFKIEFIAGNKVKLISCYEPSKALVMDLVNNTLKSSLSKSINSWDDLLNYWVNEKSQIPCLLASVQLKLYEQKYNQKGQLYNKISDADQNSDVI
- a CDS encoding membrane-bound O-acyltransferase family protein (similar to Saccharomyces cerevisiae YGL084C | GUP1 | Glycerol UPtake (paralog of YPL189W | GUP2)), which codes for MATNMIESKLEKILSYVGAFFSLETLDTRLTYSKKTDTKKISLQNIKKTKKTKSRWNTFEFKIYGFSFLLVVPLLFKAAIDATSSSNPNYPKFEGLLSDGWMFGRKVDNSDSQYRFFRDNLFLLLGLAMGHVLLKRGLCFFFNLQQKREKIDLVIGILFSLLLHGVNVIRVFVHLLISFLITKVTTSKIFFNNSKVKDIGIAMTWIYGIGSLFLNDRFRTIEFSKVLPCLSFLDHQYKGLIPRWDVFFNFTLLRMISFNMDYIDRSFENNKNVVVNGNDQQKEEEILLNDIDRNNYKHPLSEYNFSNYLAYVLYTPLYIAGPIVTFNDYHYQCHHILPSVNKKRITLYALRFAFCVLTMEFLLHFVYVVAASKTHAWDNDTPFQLAMVGLFNLNLIWLKLLIPWRLFRLWALLDGIDPPENMIRCMDNNFSALQFWRAWHRSYNKWVIKYIYIPLGGSSNRILSTLAVFSFVAIWHDIQLKLLLWGWLVVFFLLPEIFVTKLFKPYREKPWYRIVCGVGAVLNIWMMMIANLFGFCLGQDGTKQFLYDLLFTYDGIRFTFLANLGLFIAVQVMFELREQEKRNGIYVKC
- the POS5 gene encoding NADH kinase (similar to Saccharomyces cerevisiae YPL188W | POS5 | PerOxide Sensitive); the encoded protein is MSLLRPPMILFLRNTSFNLTKKNLLLQKKNFLSTIVKTKPVSDLRSKIYADYVSSPKSKLQSLLWHAPVQNIFIMKKPWTIRTTKAMAIFIKHIHDTYPSINIIVTPDVIEELTPILLSKNDIEGIKVVPSRTNAVNADTPYVLYTGSTEDIIKKTDLLVTLGGDGTILRAVSIFSNDYVPPVLAFSLGTLGFLLPFQFQDYVSVFDKVIHSRSKVLHRNRLECHVLRNGVNITQNKNKQVSPSTTTIPITTTAATTNSNNNNSSNNEMVHAMNDIFLHRGDSPHLTNLDIYIDGDFLTRTTADGVVLSTPTGSTAYSLSAGGSIVSPLVPCILLTPICPRSLSFRPLILAHTSHIMIKIGSKASSGGPLDNKVVKLSIDGIPQQDLHIDDEIHIINEVGTIYVNGSHVPTRITKPAVITSGTSISGEGVVRGTAKNRGKMSGIYCIAKTENDWTHGINELLGFNSSFRFTKES
- a CDS encoding uncharacterized protein (similar to Saccharomyces cerevisiae YIL124W | AYR1 | 1-AcyldihYdroxyacetone-phosphate Reductase), which gives rise to MSTTIDQSTLPPVPKCSMLYAIKEAYYGFRPNLPKFTEKDYPDLSDKLAIVTGMNTGIGYEVCKLLLAKNCTVIGVVRTQSKGDLAAENLIKETQVSKEKLQIIAGCDFTKFETVKQTGLSLQNKLEGKTINLIIHNAGLMSSRNDLSNEDGIEAMFATNVMGPQLLQHFLDPLFLKKDSSLKRIVWVSSLAHFGSPSNYGVNWDDPTYKDVSSRAHSSVLYGQSKAINIYQAKIWADLNHADKYGIISASCFPGILKTDLTRDYSFVIKGIANRLFWDSKYGAYSELYAALSPDLSKQGEYVVPFGEVHEPREDIKLGLSNGVGLKIWEYVEEQIKQYF
- the MMS2 gene encoding E2 ubiquitin-conjugating protein MMS2 (similar to Saccharomyces cerevisiae YGL087C | MMS2 | Methyl MethaneSulfonate sensitivity); the protein is MSKVPRSFRLLEELEKGEKGLGPESCSYGLADAEDITMTNWNGTILGPPHSNHENRIYFLSIKCGDNYPDQPPEIKFISKINLPCVNAENGQVSANEFHTLKNWKRSYTMETLLLDLRKEMSTAANKKLPQPAEGSTF
- a CDS encoding uncharacterized protein (similar to Saccharomyces cerevisiae YKL140W | TGL1 | TriGlyceride Lipase) — its product is MLERLYYGILFVTFSIIRKPIIFLINILKLFLDEITLEGYKNSKLGSRYKYSDPLIEKIAKAKDITDLCYLHGYYVHEHVVKTKDGYLLTIHRITKTTNVNNIDGDSRKTKPVVYFHHGLLTNSELFVSGDTKEKCLPLLLVDLGYDVWLGNNRGNSYSRKHINYEVNEQKFWDFSLDEYAIFDIPDTIDYILELTYQEKIIYIGFSQGASQGFASLSINPNLSKKFKIFIGLSPAMIPKNLNHPIANYVIHCSHILLYTFFGKKSLMPSVLFWQKMLSPVTFMRVVDKCLVLLFNWTHGNISIRQKEAGYPHMFSPTSVKTLVHWFQIIKRKRFQMFEENPSLLAEFITKDEEREYAYSNYPLETNSISKGCIFPVQTIRDLPMFLVYGTSDILIDMDRTMENLKNNNSLVDFISIDGYEHMDTLWASDVKETCFDPIIDRLKKLE